CAAAAACTCGAATTCCTCGGGAATGTAGTCCTCGGGAGATGTCAAAGTGACCGTCTGGTTTGGCCAGTAGATGGATCCGTCGTCCGCCGTCCATGACTGGATCTCCACCGACACCGACACCACCACCGCGAAGATACGCCCCGCCATGGTATTCACCGCGGTTTCGAGCTCGCCGACGTCGATATCTTGCGCCTCGAAAATGAACGGGCGGACCAGCTCGCCGGCGTTTGGGTTGTTCACGGTGAAGCTCGACCCCTTGCCCTTCTTCGAGTGAGCAGGAATCTTCCCGGTGACCGAGCTGTAAAACTTGGATTCGTCGAACTGGACCGACACTTCACCGCACGGAGCCGCGCCCTTGACCAATCGGGACACCGGAGACCCCGGAGCCGTCCCAGTCCAGAAGACAAGCTGCCCATCGGCCGAAGACGTGATAACCGGTCCCCTTTGGGCTGCAAGTCCGGCCAGGAAGTCGAGGACGACGTTCTCGGGCTGAATGTCCACTCGCTTGAACCTAGCGCCGGCGCTCGCCTGGAAATCACAAGCCACGCTGTGATATCGACAAAGATCGTCCGCTATCTGGTTCAGAGCCGTGTCCTTCCACTCCAACGGAAACGCCGACATAGGCGGGTGGACGCGCTCCAAGATGCCAGCGCCGGCGTAGAATTCGATATTCAAGGTCTTCGATTCCGACGAATTATCAGGCTGAGGGCTCTCACATCGCCCCGAGAGAAGGAGCTCGCCATCATACCGGATCTCAACCTTCGGCGATGCCAGCGGAACGAATATCTTTCTGGTTTCAGGCTCGTTGGGAACGGTAAACCCGCCCTTTGATATGGCGTCAATCGCAAGGGCAAGCTCGAAATCGTCATATGTGCCGATCTCCTGGTTGTCCACACGAATCGACAGGCCGGGAATGGTCTCCACCTCGCCGGATGGAGAGTCAACCGGTATCTGGACGATGGCTCCGGGTGGAAGCGGTTCGTTAAGGCCAGGATTTGCGCGGCGGATGACATCCGCGTCGGTATCAACGCCGCTTGTCTGTATCGCGACGAGATACCAGCTTTCCCCGCCTTTGGCCTTAAACGTACCAGACAACTTCTCGCCCCTTTCCAATCAAAAAGAACTCGTCACCGTGGAGCCCATTGACCGAGCAAAAATGGTCAAATGTGTCCGGCGCCGTCGTCCCGTACAGCTCGAAACACAAGTCAAGTGGCGTTCGAGACCCTTCAAGCTCCGCGACCATCCGCGTCTTGCCCTGGAAGGACAACCCGACGAGCTGTCCGCAAATCCCAGCCACAAGGGCCCGAAGGTCCGCGAGCCCGTCTCCCGTGTCCGTGGTCGCCGCCCATACCTCGGACTCGGCAAACTCGGCATATTGAAGGTCGTGCCATGCCTGGTATTCTTCAAGCAAAGTCGCCGCCACGTCCGCCGCCGTCAAGTAGTCGTCCCTCGTGAGGTACTGCCCCACGGCTTCAACCGACAACATGGTGTGATTCGCGACGACCGTTTGAGAAATCAGCCTGTCAAGGTGGAACTGGTTGATTGTGTCCTCGCTGTATTCCGAGGGCTCCGAGAGCGTCCGGTTGAAGATGTCCCGCGCCATGTTCCGATATCCATCGAGCTTGGCTTGGGCTGAATCGTTCATCCTTCGGGGAGCGCCGATCAGCATTTGTACTTGGCGAGCCATCCCGAGCGGCGAGCCGACCAACAAGTCGATACCTCGATTGATGCTGTCCCCAATGTCGTCCATGCCGTCGGTCACGGCGGACACCCCCTGAGACGCCTTCCGCATGGTCGACTGGATCGTCTTGACCGTATTTTCAAGGCGTTGTTTGAAGGTTTCAGCACTGACGGGGTCGTCGAGGGACGCCTTGTCGCTGAAATCGGCCGCCGATGCGTCGAGAAGAGCATCAAACGATTGATTCAGCGACTTTGCCCCGCCGACCTGGAGCCCCGTGGTTTCGTAAAACGAAACGGCAAACATGGTTTGATTCGCAGCACTCTTGAAAGCATCCGTGCGCGCAATCTCGCCGACAGGGACGACATTCACGGCCCCATAGACCGGATGAGTAAGGACGCCGACACCGTCCTCCAGAAGCGCCCCCAGGAACGCGGAAGCTCTTTTC
This bacterium DNA region includes the following protein-coding sequences:
- a CDS encoding DNA circularization N-terminal domain-containing protein produces the protein MGRFFDFSRLFQTSFDGTPVLTPQKAVYKSPKGQKITFDFEDVESSISKKSAVFESASGSGTYVQSNGHTSGRFPMVAIFHGPGYEKRASAFLGALLEDGVGVLTHPVYGAVNVVPVGEIARTDAFKSAANQTMFAVSFYETTGLQVGGAKSLNQSFDALLDASAADFSDKASLDDPVSAETFKQRLENTVKTIQSTMRKASQGVSAVTDGMDDIGDSINRGIDLLVGSPLGMARQVQMLIGAPRRMNDSAQAKLDGYRNMARDIFNRTLSEPSEYSEDTINQFHLDRLISQTVVANHTMLSVEAVGQYLTRDDYLTAADVAATLLEEYQAWHDLQYAEFAESEVWAATTDTGDGLADLRALVAGICGQLVGLSFQGKTRMVAELEGSRTPLDLCFELYGTTAPDTFDHFCSVNGLHGDEFFLIGKGREVVWYV